The DNA sequence ttttagtagagaatttatctTCTCTAATAataattctgacattgtccccattaaggaggggttctccttgagctatttttacaagctctgataccagcgattgcggatctaaccaatgctcaaataatcaagtgGTTTTTGTTCTATCTCtagaacatataaaagattatcaatatcttcttctaatttataGATCCTAGTTTGGAGTCTATAaatgatatcccaatagttgggAGTTTCTTTGTTAAGACTATCTCTATAGTCTTTCagctttttcaatttttctctttcttttttcaattctttgctagtatttttacAGACTGCAACTAATTCAAGTCAATcaacgatcgaaattatgaatagtaaaatttaCTGTTTACCGTCGAATGGAGGATACAATTCTGCTGCAATtatatttagacaaataaattcaagatgggcccaccacgtttcataaaaaaaaaaggaaacaaaagaatagTAAAAGCTATAGAAAGGGGTATTAATGGGATAAATATTAAGTGAAAGgaatagttgggagaaaaagagaaaacttttgtgtgagtggggttgaaaataagttggtggagtGTATGAGGTTGTATTTGATATTctatgggtaagtggtcattatCCCATTAATATAAGACCATTGAAACATGTCTTAGACATTGGGAATTTGCTCAATACCCCGAAATGTAACCATCTAAATTGACTAATGACACTCACACGTAGGAGATTTTGAGCTCAAGCCTAGATATCAATTTATGAGATTTTACAAGTTCTTATGAACCTTAAAGACTTCATTTTCATCAAAATTGTGTCTTAACACCCGCTTTGTGTTTGGTCCGATCTGagccaaaagtccaaaaccctTTGTAATGGATTTTGTCACACATTTGGTCCAATTTAAAGCTTAGAAATTAGGCAAATTCATTTTTGTTGAAAACTGAAAGTTTCCATGACCCATCCAAGACATTTGAGATATGTCCATTTGAACAGATGGCAAGTGCTTTGCATACAAGAAACTGCAAAAACTAGTGCAAAATAGGGACCTGTCCATAATGAGCTTATTAGTTCTTTCAAACCTCTCATTACTTCGGAGCCCCGTTAACAATAATCAGGTTACCAGGCCTAATTCGGCTTGCAGCAACTCCGAAACTTATTCTTGAATGATAATTACTATACATGAAAACCAATTTGGACGAGTACATAATTAACAATGCTAAGGCATTAATTTATCATCGGAACGGAGCTAAGAATAATGATTCTTTAATTTTAAACTAGAAATTGGTGATGAAAGAGCTTGAACAACAGAAGATCAaacaaaaaaagggaaaagaaaaaaaaaggtcggAGTATAGACAAATTGCCTGTGCCCATTTGAATAGTTCAAATGTCTAGcaaatcacattcacatttGTAGACTTGTAGCATGCTTATTTTTGAAAATGCCATGTAACAAAATAGAGAGAACCTATAACATATTTATGGGAACAAAAAATACACGGGCCTTAAAGCTCTCCCCAAAGGCGAcaataagcaataaaatattcCAAGATCAAATCGATCATGAAAGTCGATGATGATGAAATAATTAACGCACAGAAGAACATCTAGTATCTGTTCCAGTATGTCCTGCGTCTGAACCAGTTGTAGTCGGGCAATTTCTGAACAGGACCCATGGCAACAATTGCAATATCCTGTGGATAGTGAACAAAAAAGAAGTTTTGAGCATTCAGATTGATATACATGATTCACTCTCTATAAAAAGAACTTACTACACACAACAGTTATCGCAGATTGTAGTCTTACCCTGTCATAGATAAACCGGTTTGCAACCCGTTTGACGGTGCTTGCATCAACAGCATCAATTCTAGCAAACAACTCGGGCAATGGGATTCTTCGACCATATGTGAGTAGCTGCATTGGTGTGAATCAAAGGAATCAGTATAAGCAACCATGCAGaatcaacttctttttcaatatatataacaCCAGTTCTTCAACTACGACAATTACATCTTTTACTGGCAAATTTTAATGATCAATAAGCCCTTTACCAATAAGGCTCCTGTCAGCTGGTCAACTTATACTAATGATCTTAATACTGGATGCAACCCAACTGTTATCATTGTTTCCATATGAAAAGGAAATGTACCTGGCGCCCAATATCTTCAGCTACAGGACTTGTCCCATCCAAGTGAAGAAGGAGAGAAGATTTTAACtaccaaaaaatgaaaaaaggtCAAGTGCCAGTAAACATCATGATATGGTCAATAACAAGTGGGTAAAACAATTATGGAAGTTTTGTATGTACAAAAATGCATACATACACACAATTAGAAAGTAAGAATTTAGTAACAGGAATGTAGTAGCTACCTGATTGCGAGCACGAATGACATCAGTTTCAGAAACTCGATAAACTAACTTGGTTATCTCATACATTATTGCATAGGCCAAATCATCCAAAGCTTCCGGCTGAAATCAAAAGAACACATAGATTAAAATGACTGCTTGAAATCTGTAAAGCTTGTTGCATTTCTTTTTAGTCACACTATTCCGAATCACAAAACATTACTCCTACTAACTAATTTGATCCAAAATTTAGTAAATCAACTCCTTCCAAAGGAAAATAATAGCCTACTGCTCAGGCattaatccaaaaacaaaagactGTACCATTCTTAATTATGACCCAGgattattataaaaaaatactCGGGCATACTGGTACACATTTAAAATACAAGTGTGCATTGGTGTAAACCTATTTCCTTATCATAAATTCCAACATTAATCCTCCACATCaatgacaaaaataaaaacatttgaAATGAATAGCCTTACCTTCGCAGTTGCAAAAACGCCGAATAAGCCAGTGTCCTTGTAGTTGGTGTTGAAAGCCATTATGCTTTCTGCTATTTCGTTAATAGCAACCCTCTGCGTCAACTCAGAACTGTTTACAGATGGACAAAACTAATCATTGCATGTTCTTCCGACAGTTGAACTGATACCAATCAATATCAAGTATTCAAGTAAAAAACGTAGCAAATCACATAAAGAGCTCACCCCATGTGCTTTCCACCATTGACACTTTTACTCCATGAACCCAACATTGCTTGCATGACCATTAGAGCAATAGAGTCTGGATCTGTCCAGGATGCTCCACTGAATGCAACAGCAAAGTTTGCATAAGGCAAGTCATCATCAACAATTCTGACCTGTTACAGGAAAATAGATTAGAGAAAGTATAATCATCAAGTAGAAGATATAAGTAAAAGCAGAATAGATGCGTCACCTCAGAACCGGTGAAAAATGAAGGTTCTTTTGCAACCAACTGACTTGCTGTCGTTGGATCAGCTGATAAGTTTGTAAACAAACCCTTAACTTGCCCAACAAGGTCTTCATGCTTAATAGCTCCTGAAGCAGCAATCACCTAAAAATAGAAGATCACCAAAAAGGAAGGTTAGCAACAATGACTGACTGATGAAATTACTAGGTATATATCTGTTAAATTCACCATGGAGTaacaacaaaggaaaacaatCACACCAGTTCTGTGATTTACTGTACAATGAAATACAAACTAAGTTAAATTATAATTACCATTCTGGGAGCAGTGTAGTGTGTTTTAATATAATTCTGAAGATGCTCTTTGGAAATAGTCTTAATGTTTGCAGCAGGCCCAAGTATAGTTCTGGCCAAAGGAGAGTACTGGAATGCACTTGCATGTAGATGGTCAAAAACGACTTCATCAGGTTGCTTTTCAACCTGCAACACCAAAACAATGTATAAGCACACCGAATTATAAGATGCAATAACAAATTAAGCATCACATATATGTCTGCATGTAAAAACACTATGAAAGCACTTCTTTATTCAAGCTGTTATCAAATGCCAAACAGAAAAATCTCTTTCACTTATGTTACCTGTCTACCAAATCATTGCACATATCAAGCACCATAAAGTTAAAACCTTTTCGCACTCAAACACTTGAATATTTCGTAAGGCATCCTCATTAACACACAATTTCTAGCTACACTCACACAATGCACTTCCTAAATTtcattttccttcatttttacAAGAGTAGCCAACACTTCGAATAACACCAAAAATCACAAGTTATGTAATACCCTAAAATCCACAAAACCAGTCCtaaagtttcaatttttatatCAAATTACCTCCTccatttccctcaaaatcacatCACGCTCTCGGCTAATCCGGTTCTCATCGAACCTCGAGTTCTGCAAGATATCAGCCAATATAGACAATGCCTGGGGCACGTCCTTATCGAGCACCTTGGCGTAGTAGGTCGTCTGCTCCCTAGAGGTATAAGCATTCAAGTGCCCTCCCATgttctccacctccacctccagaTCCAGCGCCGTCCTCTTCTCCGTCCCTTTGAAGATCATGTGCTCCAGGAAATGCGCCGTGCCGTTGTTCTCATCGTTCTCGAACCTCGACCCCGAGTCGATCCAGACCCCGACGGTCGCGGTCTTCGCGGCCAGGTTCGACTCCGTCGCGACTCTCAAACCGTTCGGGAGGACGGTGACGCGTGTCTCCGGGGCGGTGAGGATGTGCGAGTGATCCGTCAGGGTCGGGTGGGGCGACCCGTACTTGAGGAACCTCAGGTCGGGGTTCTCGAGCCTCTGGAGCTTGGATTTGACGTCCTCGGCGAGGCGATCGTAGACCATGGCGGTCGGCGGAGGAGGCCTGGGCGGTGGGGTTGAGAGGGAGGATGCGACGGCGGGTGAGGTGGAGCTGGATCGGACGGCTTGGGTCAGCGCCGGCGGGGCCTTGACCGACCGGCGGCGGGCCAGCGCTGTGAGCAGGTGCTTCATCGCCATGGCTGTAGCTCAGAGAAGAGCCTTAGGGTTTGCTGATGGAGACGAATCCGAATTGGATTTTCAGAGTGAGAGAGTGCTCGAGTAAAAGGAAGATCTAAACGTCCTGACGACGTCGTTTCAGTCagtctagaaaataaaaaacttgGGCCTTCCAAAGGCCCATAATAATAGGTCAAACTCATCAGGCGGGTCGAAATAaaaaggcccaaacacacagcTATATATTGTTTGCGAAagccaaatctcaaaaccctagagatagagagagagagagagagagagccttcGTCTAATCTGAGCAAGCTTCTTCTCTCTGAAAGTGAAGCCATGGCGACGGCGAAGACTGTGAAGGACGTGTCACCACACGAGTTCGTGAAGCATTACGCCGCTCATCTGAAGAGATCCGGCAAGGTACTTCCTTACTGAGAATCAGCTTCTTCTTTAGTAATTTGTAAAACGAGCTGATTCGTATCAGATTTCTTATGTGGATGCAATCTTTTGGTGTGTGGAACTTACTGGTTTTACCTTTTGGCTCTGCATTTTActaaatttttttgttgtttttcgaGTTGAAATTGTATAATCTGTGTGATAAGGTAATAATAATGGGGATAAGGTATATGCTATGGAAGAAGATTCGTTGCTAATTGTATTGAAATGAGGTTTTAGATATGAAATTTATTGGGGATTAGTGTGAAATCATGGAGTACACAGTAACTGAGACGGTTGGTAATGATATGGTGCTGTTTCAGTCGGGGTGGAGTTTCAATTAGTATTGGTTGGTATTTAGGTGATATAGTAAAAATGCCGTGCAATTTCTGGTGCGATATTCATTTTCAAGATTGTGATTGAAGTAAGATTATTGAGTATTTTGTGACATTTTCTGATTTCGATTTTCTTGTTTATTCCTGAGCAGATTGAGCTTCCTCATTGGACTGACATTGTCAAGACTGCAACTTTCAAGGAGCTTGCCCCCTATGATCCTGACTGGTATTACATCAGGGCTGGTGAGcattctttctttgttgagCCTCTGTGTTACGCTATACTAATTTTCAATACGTGATTAGATCTTTGGTCATTAATCTCGGTAACCTTTGATGTTATGCAGCTTCCATGGCGAGGAAGATCTACCTCAGGGGTGGTCTTGGTGTTGGTGCTTTCAAGAGGATCTATGGTGGAAGCAAGAGGAACGGAAGTCGTCCACCACATTTTTGTGAGAGTAGCGGTGCTATTGCCCGACATATTCTGCAGCAGTTGGCTGAAGTTAAGATCGTTGAAATTGACCCAAAGGGGTAAGTTGTAGGGTCtcagtgaatttttttttttacccactTAAGAGTTTGTGACCATTTGTTAACAAGGTTTTGTCCTGATGTTGTTACAGTGGGAGGAGAATCACATCAAACGGTCGACGGGATCTTGACCAAGTTGCTGGGAGGATTGTGGTTGCCCTTTGAACCTTAGAATTACATGTCTGATAATTTTAGGTTTCGATATGATCTAGTGGAAGAGATGTGGCTACACTAAATGTTTTGGGTGCAACATGGTTgctttttttgttaatttaagtCGGCTTGACACTGTTTTTTCTATCAGAACTTGCAAAtccttgttaaattgtgtcctATGGATTCTTTTATGAAATGCTTAGATAGTGTTTCCCTTTTGGTGCTGCatgcaaaatcatatgcttcTAAATTAGGATTGGATCCAAATCTTTTATGATCCAATTATGCCTTTTTAAGGGTATCTGAACAAAGAACTGTTATGTTGTGTTCAACTTCTTGGCTTTAACAAATAGTTTTATCAAAATTTAGCAGAATTTTTCATGTACATGCCAAATGTATGAAGTAAATAAGCCATCATGTTGGTTGAGAACCAAAATCTTTCACTGACATGTTGGTAAatgaatgatgcaaaggaaAAACAGGAGGAATGATCCTCCTAGTTTTCAAAGGAACACCCCTAAATTAAACATGTCATTGACTCCATGTCGGAGAAGAATAGATGCAGTTTCTTTACAGTATCTCATGGAAACAGTTCCTCGAAAACAATATCCGATCACCAATGTTGACAATGTGCTGCAACTTTCTGAAAATCCTTCAGTCTCACTTTCCCCACAGCAAGCGGGATGAATATGCAAATAATCCCAAACAGCACCTTTGACGTAGTCTTTTGCTAGGTAAGCTTCTTCCTATTCCAGATCACGGAAGAAAGAGACCCTGAGCTTGGAAAGCCTAATCAACTTAATGTCGTCGATGTCATTGCCATGTCTTATAATGTCAAACACTATTACATGCTGTGACCTTATTTTCCTAGTTAAAGCATACAAGTTTCCATCAACTATTTCTAAATTTCTATATCTTGCGCTTCGATGCCATCAGTAGCCCCGTTCATGATGTATCGGTCAGCCTACAGATAGCCCCACAATTTTCTATAGGCTAGCCACAAAATAATGCTGCTTCGGTGTTGAAGAGCTACTACTTCCACTAAGCTTCGGGTGCATGAAGTGGTGGAGGATTGTGATGGGAGCATGACTCAGGCATACGGAAATGGATTCAAGAAGGTATAAGGTTGATCAGCCACCATGAATCGGTCACTGTACAATGCCAGGAATATAATTCTCACCTGTCCACACTACCTGTTAATGAATTAGGTGATGCTACCAACTTGGTCCTATTCTGAGTTGCAGCAGTAGCTGAAGCACGTAGGCTTCACCACTCAGTTATGACAAACTTAGAGCCAACATTGTTGAACTGGTTGAGGTTAGATTTTACGGCGTAAGCAGTAACATGCTTCGACCACATCAGTAATAGAAACACAAGAGTATCAGATGCGCCTCAAACATGCACCACATTAAGGTTTGGTTTAAAACGTTGATGAATGAAAGCTGAATGAAATATTAAATATAGGATATATGAGCAGAGGGGACATAATGAAAGCCTCCATCTGCAAGAATTTGGTAATGATTTTACGGATCACCTAAAACAGAAACCATAACTCCTAATTCTTCAAATCATAACAGTAGCATATAAAAAAATGCTAAGCCATACGAAACTCAGAGAAACGACCAGAGACTTGAAACCCAGTATCAGAACAGACAGGCTAGAGCTAACAAACTTACTAACCAAGAAACTTTTCGGATATGAATTTGTGAAAAACTTTTAAAGTAACTCAGCTACCACGGATGAGGTGTGAACCAAAGAGTTCGATTGTTAGCACAGTGTATGTTATTTGTATAACCCTCAGGTAAAGCAAGAGGTTTGATGGTCCTATTGGTCAAGGAATGCAccccaaaatcatcatcattgaAAGCAAAATAGATGCAATTTTTTCCAAGTGTCTTGTCATGGATGAACTTATTACTTGCCCCGCTCAGAAACAATATTCGATCACCAAGGTCAACAACCTCCTCCCACCGTGCTCCACCGTCAGTGTCAAACTCCCGCTTGAACACTCGGAATAATCCTCGTTTCTTCTGGCTGAATGAAATCTTGTGAATAATCATAAACAACTCCTTGGATGCAGAATCTTTCACTAGGTAAGGGACCCATGCCcttccccatccccattccaaaCGGACCGGGTCATTGGAAAGCACTACCAACCTTTCGTCCCTATAAACATCGACATGTGCAGGGAGGATGTCATATATCATAAGTTCATTGACAGTTGTTACAGCATATAATTTCCCATCAATGATTTCTATATCTCTAAATAGGAGCCCTTTTCTGATCGTAATGACGGTCCATGATGTATCAGTTGGCCTACAAACAGCCAAAACTCCACACCCAAGGCCAGCCACAATCAAGTCCTGCTGCTGCTGTTTCAGGCTTGTTGGCGGTGATGAGGCTACAACTTTCTTAAAGAAGAGTGTGTGGCTGCTGTCCGGCCGGTTAATGGTGGATTGTGATGGGAGCATGACTCGAGCCCAAGATACTGGATTTAACAAGAAGTTGTCGATAATAGTGATGTTGTTGTTATTGTGGCGATATTGATCCTTAGCAGCTATGATAAGCCACGCCCCAATTGACCCAACACAATCTGGGGAAGTCGAACAAGAATAAGCTGATCTGAAAAACCGTGGATCCGTTACCAAGGAATATTGGTGCTCGATGTAGAAGCCATTTAGAGAAGAGAGACACTTGTGCAACAGCCATGGGAATTGAGGAGCAGGAGGGCAAGTCTTGGTGGCAATACCCCTATCAACAGCGGCTCGCCAATTAGGGCATACTTGGCGAAACACTCTGTAATCTGATATGCAAAGCCGTTGTGGTATCAATTGCAAGATATCTTCTGGAAGTCCTTTCGAccacctctcctcctccttctccttcttcttcttcagatttGACATTGACTGCTACACAGTGAGAGAGCTAGCCTTAATTAGCTAGGGTTTGTAATGCGGTCTAATGTTAGATGAATAACCAAGCTAGGAAACCTCTACTTTTGCAGCGTAATTTAGGGTTTAAAAGCACGCCTTAAATAATCAATTATTTTGACATGTTAATTTTCCTGCAAATAGTATGTACACCAATTAtattctttttcaaaaaaaaaagaaaaaagaaaagaaaagaaaaaaaggaccTAGCTAATTGGTAACTTTACCGTCGGAGCTTCTTCTGCCCACCCAGGTGGGCACTCAACTTGGTCTTTTAACAGCAAGTGAATTATACGCGCTGTTAGTTTTGGCGATCAAGATATTTGTTGAGACGGAAGACCAAAAATTATCAACCCAAATTAAGATCGGCAACTACTTCGAACTCAGATCGAATTTGGATGTTGTTGGGTTAGCGAGTCTCCAGAATCCTCCAAAACCTGCTTATAAGTCTCCAGATCGTCGCCCTTCCATGGAGGACTGAGTTAATCCGTCTATCGTTCTCCCAGATCTGGATTTTTGATGGTCTTTGATATAAGAATTTCACATCTACAAAATTGATTTGATAACTACTGCTAACTCTGAGATGTAAGAGTGCAAGACATCAATGCTAAAGTCAAATAACATTACTATAAGTGATCAATCAAGTCAAATTCTACCAGCTTTTCACCATATCAATTCAAACTAGAAGTCAATATCCTTTACGAAAGTTGCAACAGACCATTGATGCTTTTTATAAATGAAAGtgttttggctccaaaaccagctggtgtgcaaacagtctcttttgagcgagtgattgcgcaggcgtgccagcaccgcggggtgcagtcgttggggtagtcccgtgacctgacttcttcttcaagcgctgtggacgaggagagcaccaaccttgtcacagggttcttttcttgccttccggagaaggacttctttgccttacgcgggtaagggctttggatgtggtctctttgcgttcaccaaatcgatactcaacttgaaagccgagcagagcaatcactgggaagttggagaggaacacgggtttgctaaagcgtgactctagcttcgctgggttgcgagggcgttacccttgcttcgctggaagtaacaatggcggttgtgctcgcagtcggttcctggggagactgggactggaagtacggtcgccgggttgatctggtgaggctgacagtcggctcgcgaggagactaggactggcgggcggtcaccgggtttcaacgaggtttaGGGTTTGCTCCGAAGAGGCTTTgcaatcgctgggattgattacTCAGAGAGATTAAAGGTCCAAAAAAGGGTCCCTCTTGTATCGtgtttagcctctatatataggcttgTTGTAGATTCACTTCCCTAATAGGAAAGGAATACTATATCTtgggccacagttattggccttgaatcaaatcaaaactcttgaTAGCATTGATATTATTATGGGTGATAACTATCCTCTTCTATCgtcgctagaatataggcaaggattaattgcctctgtgaaaatcctagatacgatcGCTGGATGCAAGCAATAGGATACGCATgtattaattgcaaatatacCTTCACGCTCCCACGAACGCTCAATTAAGGATGGTATCTCCTTATGAAACACGGGATGAGCAACACCACAACCCAAATCCGTATAGTctcatttttgggccgcaggtatcggcccactggctcagacccactaaaggattttgccaaaattacctttgggctcaaacattgccccccaggccccgaaatcaggcctGCTAAAAtgcaactgattgaaggggacttagaAAAACGTGTTggtcgcttgaaacgatgccaTTAATGAGGGTCACGTCCCTTCATTTTTGAAACGTttctgtcgcatcgtttccctcacaaaaattctttatttaaaagCACCGCCGCCACCCTATCTCATCAGACACTCCTTCAAActctaaacccagaaaaacccatCTCTGCTCTACCCTCTTTGCAAACgatccagaaatggctccccctaagaaaatcatcatcgatcaggaagaagaattgaacGAAGCGGCTGCTCGGACCTGGGGTACCAGTATCGGCGCTCGCATTCATCTAGAGACCACCATTCACCGACCCCTACTCCTTCGTTTTTCCGATCACCACACCGGGTTAGGCCCAGCACCGCAAGGTGTTATCCCAGATGACGCTATCGCCATGTACGGTCTTCCTGTCAGACGGCCCATTttagtcctccgaaggactcccggAGATTTTAGCGGTTGGGGTGTCCAAAACCATCGAGCCAAGATAGGGAATTGGCCATCCTCCATTAGTGCACAAGAAATTTCTTGGTATCGCGAGGCGCGGGCGCGAGATCTAGGTCGCTGGAATGCTGCAGGTATCACCCACACTATTGATCTGTGCTTCCATCTTCCTCGCGGTGGCAATCGTTCTCCACTCGCTGCTTTTctctgtttctggaataccgccaccaacacatttgacttcagatttggtcaaatgagcattACTCTGTTGGACATCCTCGCTATCACTGGCCTTCCCATCGATGGTGAACCatatgtgcatggtcaatttgactcTATTGATTTCACTTTGACCATGGCCCAGCAAGGTCGCAGCGCTCATAGTGGTTCATACCCAAGATGGCTGGCTTACTACAGCCGggaacacaatgcgaccggAGGAATCGCTTTCCTTGAATATTGGCTCTGTAAATTCATATTCTGCACCTCCTCCTGCAAGCCCACTGGCACCTGGACCTACTTagcaacggccctctacaacggccgcaacatTGGGCTCGGACAACCAGTCTTGGGTGCCATCTATCGCATGCTGTACCAAGCGACGATGCATCCCTTCGAGATCAACATTTCCGGACCCTTCTGGATtttggacttctggatccagaCCTACTTCCCATTCTTTCGCCATGAAGATATCCCTCAATCCCCGCCGGCCGATCAATTGTTAGGTCGATGGTTTTGCCGCGAGGACAAGTACTCATCTCCCCCTTACTCTGAGTGCTTTTCTTACCTGTACCTGTTAGATGACATGCCATACTGTGATTTGATTCTGGGAAGAAGATTCCCTTCTGTGCTACAATATGGCTTCCTTCCTGACGATCCTCGTTATCCCGACCGCGCTCGCCTGGCGTTCCGCCGCTCCATCTCCTGCTCAGACATCCGGATTGCCGCCGAGGAACTCAGCTATGAGCTCTATGCTCCTAATCATTTCGCTCGCCAATTtggccttgtccaattggtTCCAGTCCCTCTGTACGATGCCTGGAATTATAACACTTCCTGGCGAAGATTCGGTCCACCTTCTGGGCCCCCACCGGCACAAAGTATGCTCGCGCTGGTCGATCTTCCCGATTGGGCCCAAAACCTTGATGCTGTAGACGGGACCGAAGAAGGGTATGAGATTTGGTGGAGAGAAGTCTCTGTCAACTGCTGGACTCAACcggatgacgaactcttcgctaCTCTCTTTGGCGAGCTCAGGAAACCATACCCCGCTGATATTGAGGTGCTCGCTCGCTTTTCTGAAGATGCCAACAGACCTCGACCCCTCCAAGTAGTCAGACCTACGCGAGCTCCTCGCCCGGCCCAGGCCGGCATCGTAATTCGTGAACCACCTCCAGAAGTAAGTACTGCAACTCTAATCCCTGCAATCTCCTTCATCGTTTCCTCCTTTACTCATACTTGTTCGTATTAGGGGAGTGCGCCGCGCCCTGGCCGCCGCACAACCAGTGCTTCAGCGGCCGCTGGACAAACTGGGAAACAGAAGGCAGTACTTGCTGAAGCTACAGCTgaggattcttcttcttcttctgatgacgATGACCCACAAACCGTAAGAACTCTTTGTCTTCAGGGCCAACTTTGTGAATTAAACGCTAACCTCTTGCTTCTCACAGGTTATGGCCGCTATAGCCCGCAAACGTAGTCGCTCAGATACTCCGGCTGACCCCTGGGAAGGAGATGAACCAATGGCTGACCGGCTGGTAAGAGGCAAGAAGCCTATGTTAGCTATTATTCCCATTTCTGCCCATATTTCTCACCCTTCTCTTTTACAGGTTCGTCGCAGGTCATCTACATATGCTGGGGAAGGCTCTTCAGCTGCCACTCAAGGAACAACTGCTTCGCGAGTGCCAACCCCTGTGGGTCCTGAAACTCTTCCACCTCCTGTCAGTACTGATGGTGGCTCAGCCTctattcctgtgcagatcatagAGGATAGTTCCGATGAGACGGAAGGGAATGTTCCCCTTCCGGACGCCCCACCTGAGGATCCGGTCTCTACACAACCACCAGCGCTTGAGTCTCCGGATCGCAATCCTGGTGAGGAAGTTCAAGAAACCGCGCCAGTCAATGTCTCAACCGAGGGCCCTGTCGCAGAGGTATTCTTAGTTGAAAATTGGT is a window from the Rosa chinensis cultivar Old Blush chromosome 2, RchiOBHm-V2, whole genome shotgun sequence genome containing:
- the LOC112188177 gene encoding probable mitochondrial-processing peptidase subunit beta, mitochondrial isoform X2, yielding MAMKHLLTALARRRSVKAPPALTQAVRSSSTSPAVASSLSTPPPRPPPPTAMVYDRLAEDVKSKLQRLENPDLRFLKYGSPHPTLTDHSHILTAPETRVTVLPNGLRVATESNLAAKTATVGVWIDSGSRFENDENNGTAHFLEHMIFKGTEKRTALDLEVEVENMGGHLNAYTSREQTTYYAKVLDKDVPQALSILADILQNSRFDENRISRERDVILREMEEVEKQPDEVVFDHLHASAFQYSPLARTILGPAANIKTISKEHLQNYIKTHYTAPRMVIAASGAIKHEDLVGQVKGLFTNLSADPTTASQLVAKEPSFFTGSEVRIVDDDLPYANFAVAFSGASWTDPDSIALMVMQAMLGSWSKSVNGGKHMGSELTQRVAINEIAESIMAFNTNYKDTGLFGVFATAKPEALDDLAYAIMYEITKLVYRVSETDVIRARNQLKSSLLLHLDGTSPVAEDIGRQLLTYGRRIPLPELFARIDAVDASTVKRVANRFIYDRVRHCNCCHGSCSEIARLQLVQTQDILEQILDVLLCVNYFIIIDFHDRFDLGIFYCLLSPLGRALRPVYFLFP
- the LOC112188508 gene encoding 40S ribosomal protein S19-3, yielding MATAKTVKDVSPHEFVKHYAAHLKRSGKIELPHWTDIVKTATFKELAPYDPDWYYIRAASMARKIYLRGGLGVGAFKRIYGGSKRNGSRPPHFCESSGAIARHILQQLAEVKIVEIDPKGGRRITSNGRRDLDQVAGRIVVAL
- the LOC112188177 gene encoding probable mitochondrial-processing peptidase subunit beta, mitochondrial isoform X1, whose translation is MAMKHLLTALARRRSVKAPPALTQAVRSSSTSPAVASSLSTPPPRPPPPTAMVYDRLAEDVKSKLQRLENPDLRFLKYGSPHPTLTDHSHILTAPETRVTVLPNGLRVATESNLAAKTATVGVWIDSGSRFENDENNGTAHFLEHMIFKGTEKRTALDLEVEVENMGGHLNAYTSREQTTYYAKVLDKDVPQALSILADILQNSRFDENRISRERDVILREMEEVEKQPDEVVFDHLHASAFQYSPLARTILGPAANIKTISKEHLQNYIKTHYTAPRMVIAASGAIKHEDLVGQVKGLFTNLSADPTTASQLVAKEPSFFTGSEVRIVDDDLPYANFAVAFSGASWTDPDSIALMVMQAMLGSWSKSVNGGKHMGSELTQRVAINEIAESIMAFNTNYKDTGLFGVFATAKPEALDDLAYAIMYEITKLVYRVSETDVIRARNQLKSSLLLHLDGTSPVAEDIGRQLLTYGRRIPLPELFARIDAVDASTVKRVANRFIYDRDIAIVAMGPVQKLPDYNWFRRRTYWNRY
- the LOC112185153 gene encoding putative F-box protein At5g66830, whose translation is MSNLKKKKEKEEERWSKGLPEDILQLIPQRLCISDYRVFRQVCPNWRAAVDRGIATKTCPPAPQFPWLLHKCLSSLNGFYIEHQYSLVTDPRFFRSAYSCSTSPDCVGSIGAWLIIAAKDQYRHNNNNITIIDNFLLNPVSWARVMLPSQSTINRPDSSHTLFFKKVVASSPPTSLKQQQQDLIVAGLGCGVLAVCRPTDTSWTVITIRKGLLFRDIEIIDGKLYAVTTVNELMIYDILPAHVDVYRDERLVVLSNDPVRLEWGWGRAWVPYLVKDSASKELFMIIHKISFSQKKRGLFRVFKREFDTDGGARWEEVVDLGDRILFLSGASNKFIHDKTLGKNCIYFAFNDDDFGVHSLTNRTIKPLALPEGYTNNIHCANNRTLWFTPHPW